From the genome of Carassius gibelio isolate Cgi1373 ecotype wild population from Czech Republic chromosome B10, carGib1.2-hapl.c, whole genome shotgun sequence, one region includes:
- the LOC127966576 gene encoding serine/threonine-protein phosphatase alpha-2 isoform-like, protein MAEPDKLNIDSIIQRLLEVKGSRPGKNVQLTESEIRGLCLKSREIFLSQPILLELEAPLKICGDVHGQYYDLLRLFEYGGFPPESNYLFLGDYVDRGKQSLETICLLLAYKVKYPENFFLLRGNHECASINRIYGFYDECKRRYNIKLWKTFTDCFNCLPVAAIVDEKIFCCHGGLSPDLQSMEQVRRVMRPTDVPDQGLLCDLLWADPDKDVLGWGENDRGVSFTFGADVVAKFLHKHDMDLICRAHQVVEDGYEFFAKRQLVTLFSAPNYCGEFDNAGAMMSVDETLMCSFQILKPADKKLYYGGGGGMGSGRPVTPPRNSAKGGKAKK, encoded by the exons ATGGCGGAGCCGGACAAATTAAACATCGACTCCATAATACAGCGTCTTCTGGAAG TTAAAGGATCCAGGCCAGGCAAGAACGTACAGCTGACAGAGAGTGAAATCCGTGGCCTCTGTCTCAAATCTCGGGAAATTTTCCTCAGCCAGCCAATTCTACTGGAGCTGGAAGCACCACTTAAGATCTGCG gtGATGTTCATGGTCAGTATTATGACCTTCTTCGTCTCTTTGAGTATGGCGGCTTTCCTCCTGAGAGTAACTACTTGTTTCTGGGAGACTATGTGGACAGAGGGAAACAGTCTCTAGAGACCATCTGCCTCCTGTTGGCCTACAAAGTCAAATATCCTGAAAACTTCTTCCTGCTGCGTGGCAACCATGAATGCGCCTCTATTAACCGTATATATGGCTTCTATGATGAGT GTAAGCGACGGTATAACATTAAGCTGTGGAAGACTTTCACAGACTGTTTCAACTGTTTACCTGTGGCTGCTATTGTAGACGAGAAGATCTTCTGTTGCCATGGAG GTCTCTCTCCAGACCTGCAGTCAATGGAGCAGGTGCGGCGTGTCATGCGGCCCACAGATGTACCTGACCAGGGGCTGCTGTGTGACCTGCTGTGGGCCGACCCCGACAAAGACGTGCTGGGTTGGGGAGAGAATGACCGTGGCGTGTCCTTCACCTTTGGTGCTGACGTGGTGGCCAAATTCCTTCACAAACATGACATGGACCTAATATGCAGGGCACATCAG GTGGTGGAGGATGGTTATGAGTTTTTCGCGAAGAGACAGTTAGTCACCCTGTTCTCCGCTCCTAACTACTGTGGCGAGTTTGATAACGCCGGGGCCATGATGAGTGTGGATGAGACACTCATGTGTTCCTTCCAG ATCCTTAAGCCAGCCGATAAGAAGCTATACTATGGTGGAGGGGGTGGGATGGGCTCAGGACGTCCAGTCACCCCACCGCGAAATTCAGCCAAGGGTGGAAAAGCCAAGAAATAA
- the LOC127966605 gene encoding RNA/RNP complex-1-interacting phosphatase-like isoform X2, protein MPAKKKNAVPDRWTDYTAVGKRIPGTRFIAFKVPLKQSFRYHLKQSEVFGPFDLVRMLEKEGQELGLIIDLTFTTRYYRVEDLPNTLYHLKIFTAGHEVPNDATILSFKKAVRHFLRDNENNDKLIGVHCTHGLNRTGYLLCRYLIDVDGMNPQKAIDLFNESRGHSIERQNYLEDLRMGHKRR, encoded by the exons ATgcctgcaaaaaagaaaaatgccgTTCCTGACAg ATGGACAGACTATACAGCAGTGGGTAAACGGATCCCTGGAACCCGCTTCATCGCCTTTAAAGTCCCCTTAAAACAG TCTTTCAGATATCATTTAAAGCAGTCAGAAGTCTTTGGACCGTTTGATCTTGTGCGTATGTTGGAGAAGGAAGGACAAGAACTGGGTCTCATCATCGATCTGACCTTCACAACTCGCTATTACAGAGTAGAG GATTTGCCAAACACATTGTACCACCTGAAGATCTTCACAGCAGGGCATGAAGTGCCAAACGATGCCACGATTCTCAGCTTCAAGAAGGCCGTCAGGCATTTTCTGCGTGATAATGAAAACAATG ATAAGCTGATTGGTGTTCATTGCACGCATGGTTTGAACCGCACCGGCTATTTATTATGTCG ATACCTAATCGATGTTGATGGGATGAACCCCCAAAAAGCGATTGATT TATTCAATGAATCAAGGGGACACTCAATTGAGAGGCAGAATTATCTCGAAGACCTGAGGATGGGGCACAAGAGAAGGTGA
- the LOC127966605 gene encoding RNA/RNP complex-1-interacting phosphatase-like isoform X1: MNDVSWSRARDSVSVTWKWENLRETQLCFAEVYGPSSCCEDMPAKKKNAVPDRWTDYTAVGKRIPGTRFIAFKVPLKQSFRYHLKQSEVFGPFDLVRMLEKEGQELGLIIDLTFTTRYYRVEDLPNTLYHLKIFTAGHEVPNDATILSFKKAVRHFLRDNENNDKLIGVHCTHGLNRTGYLLCRYLIDVDGMNPQKAIDLFNESRGHSIERQNYLEDLRMGHKRR, translated from the exons ATGAATGACGTCAGCTGGAGCAGGGCACGCGACTCAGTGTCGGTAACGTGGAAGTGGGAGAATCTTAGAGAG ACACAGCTGTGTTTTGCAGAAGTGTATGGGCCAAGCAGCTGCTGTGAAGACATgcctgcaaaaaagaaaaatgccgTTCCTGACAg ATGGACAGACTATACAGCAGTGGGTAAACGGATCCCTGGAACCCGCTTCATCGCCTTTAAAGTCCCCTTAAAACAG TCTTTCAGATATCATTTAAAGCAGTCAGAAGTCTTTGGACCGTTTGATCTTGTGCGTATGTTGGAGAAGGAAGGACAAGAACTGGGTCTCATCATCGATCTGACCTTCACAACTCGCTATTACAGAGTAGAG GATTTGCCAAACACATTGTACCACCTGAAGATCTTCACAGCAGGGCATGAAGTGCCAAACGATGCCACGATTCTCAGCTTCAAGAAGGCCGTCAGGCATTTTCTGCGTGATAATGAAAACAATG ATAAGCTGATTGGTGTTCATTGCACGCATGGTTTGAACCGCACCGGCTATTTATTATGTCG ATACCTAATCGATGTTGATGGGATGAACCCCCAAAAAGCGATTGATT TATTCAATGAATCAAGGGGACACTCAATTGAGAGGCAGAATTATCTCGAAGACCTGAGGATGGGGCACAAGAGAAGGTGA
- the LOC127966001 gene encoding caspase-7-like isoform X2, whose translation MPFCNFPFTADKTVKNRALIVSVESFYPGEDLIKRNGVKKDTRRLHKTLSKLGFSVDIRMDIKADDIYKAFKAASKKTVKDCFVGVISSHGEEGVVFGADGRAVKLAEIYSYFGGPSMADKSKLFLIQACRGHGLDEGVEVDSSFSEEEDGVSELFSIPIDTAVMYATSPGYGAFMHPLGSELIQTFCKLLEEEGGPDLEITRLLTRINFQVAYNFESRGKELGGKKQMPCFVTRFTREVFPFRKMAAAEDLSLSFAATQLIDEPSRSRKSSIS comes from the exons ATGCCTTTTTGCAATTTTCCTTTCACTGCTGATAAGACTGTGAAGAACAGGGCATTGATAGTGTCTGTGGAGAGCTTCTATCCAGGTGAAGATCTGATCAAGAGAAACGGCGTGAAGAAAGACACTCGGAGACTTCACAAAACCCTCAGCAAGCTCGGCTTCTCTGTGGACATCAGAATGGACATCAAAGCAGATGACATCTATAAAGCCTTCAAAGCAG CGAGCAAGAAGACGGTCAAAGACTGTTTTGTGGGCGTCATATCCAGTCACGGTGAGGAGGGTGTTGTGTTCGGAGCTGACGGACGTGCTGTGAAACTGGCTGAGATCTACAGCTACTTTGGAGGTCCGTCAATGGCAGACAAGAGCAAGCTTTTCTTGATTCAG GCTTGTCGAGGGCATGGGTTGGATGAAGGTGTGGAAGTCGACTCTTCATTCTCCGAGGAAGAGGACGGAGTGTCTGAGCTGTTTTCCATCCCTATTGACACAGCAGTCATGTACGCCACATCTCCAG GTTACGGTGCATTCATGCATCCTCTGGGCTCAGAGTTGATCCAAACCTTTTGTAAGCTGCTAGAAGAGGAAGGAGGTCCAGATCTGGAGATCACAAGACTCCTGACTCGGATAAACTTCCAGGTGGCCTACAACTTTGAATCCAGGGGGAAAGAGTTGGGTGGCAAGAAACAGATGCCCTGCTTTGTGACCCGCTTTACCAGAGAGGTTTTCCCGTTCAGAAAGATGGCAGCGGCAGAAGATTTGAGCTTGAGCTTTGCAGCCACGCAGCTCATCGATGAACCCAGTCGATCACGGAAGAGCTCCATCAGCTGA
- the LOC127966001 gene encoding caspase-7-like isoform X1, which yields MPFCNFPFTADKTVKNRALIVSVESFYPGEDLIKRNGVKKDTRRLHKTLSKLGFSVDIRMDIKADDIYKAFKAASKKTVKDCFVGVISSHGEEGVVFGADGRAVKLAEIYSYFGGPSMADKSKLFLIQACRGHGLDEGVEVDSSFSEEEDGVSELFSIPIDTAVMYATSPGYGAFMHPLGSELIQTFCKLLEEEGGPDLEITRLLTRINFQVAYNFESRGKVLGGKKQMPCFVTRFTREVFPFRKMAAAEDLSLSFAATQLIDEPSRSRKSSIS from the exons ATGCCTTTTTGCAATTTTCCTTTCACTGCTGATAAGACTGTGAAGAACAGGGCATTGATAGTGTCTGTGGAGAGCTTCTATCCAGGTGAAGATCTGATCAAGAGAAACGGCGTGAAGAAAGACACTCGGAGACTTCACAAAACCCTCAGCAAGCTCGGCTTCTCTGTGGACATCAGAATGGACATCAAAGCAGATGACATCTATAAAGCCTTCAAAGCAG CGAGCAAGAAGACGGTCAAAGACTGTTTTGTGGGCGTCATATCCAGTCACGGTGAGGAGGGTGTTGTGTTCGGAGCTGACGGACGTGCTGTGAAACTGGCTGAGATCTACAGCTACTTTGGAGGTCCGTCAATGGCAGACAAGAGCAAGCTTTTCTTGATTCAG GCTTGTCGAGGGCATGGATTGGATGAAGGTGTGGAGGTCGACTCTTCATTCTCCGAGGAAGAGGACGGGGTGTCTGAACTGTTTTCCATCCCTATTGACACAGCAGTCATGTACGCCACATCTCCAG GTTACGGTGCATTCATGCATCCTCTGGGCTCAGAGTTGATCCAAACCTTTTGTAAGCTGCTAGAAGAGGAAGGAGGTCCAGATCTGGAGATCACAAGACTCCTGACTCGGATAAACTTCCAGGTGGCCTACAACTTTGAATCCAGAGGGAAAGTGTTGGGCGGCAAGAAACAGATGCCCTGCTTTGTGACCCGCTTTACCAGAGAGGTTTTCCCGTTCAGAAAGATGGCAGCGGCAGAAGATTTGAGCTTGAGCTTTGCAGCCACGCAGCTCATCGATGAACCCAGTCGATCACGGAAGAGCTCCATCAGCTGA
- the LOC127966001 gene encoding caspase-7-like isoform X3 has protein sequence MSCKIPLSANKRMKNRALIVSVESFYPGAGLNNRNGAKKDTQRLHKTLSKLGFSVEIRIDIEADEIYEAFKEASKKTVKDCFVGVISSHGEEGVVFGADGRAVKLAEIYSYFGGPSMADKSKLFLIQACRGHGLDEGVEVDSSFSEEEDGVSELFSIPIDTAVMYATSPGYGAFMHPLGSELIQTFCKLLEEEGGPDLEITRLLTRINFQVAYNFESRGKELGGKKQMPCFVTRFTREVFPFRKMAAAEDLSLSFAATQLIDEPSRSRKSSIS, from the exons ATGTCTTGTAAAATTCCTTTGTCAGCAAACAAGAGAATGAAGAACAGGGCGTTGATAGTGTCTGTGGAGAGCTTCTATCCAGGTGCAGGTCTGAACAACAGGAACGGTGCGAAGAAAGACACTCAAAGACTTCACAAAACCCTCAGCAAGCTCGGCTTCTCTGTGGAAATCAGAATAGACATCGAAGCAGATGAAATCTATGAAGCATTTAAAGAAG CGAGCAAGAAGACGGTCAAAGACTGTTTTGTGGGCGTCATATCCAGTCACGGTGAGGAGGGTGTTGTGTTCGGAGCTGACGGACGTGCTGTGAAACTGGCTGAGATCTACAGCTACTTTGGAGGTCCGTCAATGGCAGACAAGAGCAAGCTTTTCTTGATTCAG GCTTGTCGAGGGCATGGGTTGGATGAAGGTGTGGAAGTCGACTCTTCATTCTCCGAGGAAGAGGACGGAGTGTCTGAGCTGTTTTCCATCCCTATTGACACAGCAGTCATGTACGCCACATCTCCAG GTTACGGTGCATTCATGCATCCTCTGGGCTCAGAGTTGATCCAAACCTTTTGTAAGCTGCTAGAAGAGGAAGGAGGTCCAGATCTGGAGATCACAAGACTCCTGACTCGGATAAACTTCCAGGTGGCCTACAACTTTGAATCCAGGGGGAAAGAGTTGGGTGGCAAGAAACAGATGCCCTGCTTTGTGACCCGCTTTACCAGAGAGGTTTTCCCGTTCAGAAAGATGGCAGCGGCAGAAGATTTGAGCTTGAGCTTTGCAGCCACGCAGCTCATCGATGAACCCAGTCGATCACGGAAGAGCTCCATCAGCTGA
- the LOC127965925 gene encoding transcription factor 7-like 1-A has product MVPHPPHGLHQTGIPHPAIVSPAIKQEPSANNGSNSTHGKPSVPVKKEEEKKPHVKKPLNAFMLYMKEMRAKVVAECTLKESAAINQILGRRWHSLSREEQAKYYELARKERQLHSQLYPGWSARDNYGKRKKRKRENKPDSPQESNFSPQLKKQCVPYLPSEKMCDSPTSSHGSMLDSPATPSAALASPAAPAATHSEQAQPLSLTTKPEGRAHHPHFPLPGKAPGSSSSSTSSSSSTSSASHPSISLLTRPIPFTTLPPSLLSPSSPFHQAALHSHHALLQTQPLSLVTKSVE; this is encoded by the exons ATGGTGCCTCATCCTCCTCATGGCCTGCACCAGACGGGCATCCCTCACCCCGCCATTGTGTCACCTGCCATCAAACAGGAGCCCAGTGCCAACAACGGCAGCAACTCGACACACGG AAAGCCCTCGGTGCCTGTgaaaaaagaggaagagaagaagCCTCACGTCAAGAAGCCCCTAAATGCCTTTATGCTCTACATGAAGGAAATGAGGGCCAAAGTAGTGGCCGAATGCACCCTGAAAGAGAGCGCAGCCATCAACCAGATCCTGGGCAGGAGG TGGCACTCTCTGTCACGTGAGGAACAGGCCAAATACTACGAACTCGCCAGGAAAGAACGGCAGCTGCACTCTCAGCTTTATCCGGGCTGGTCTGCGCGAGACAACTAC GGAAAGAGGAAGAAACGGAAGAGAGAGAATAAACCTGATTCCCCACAAGAGA GTAACTTCTCACCCCAGCTCAAGAAGCAGTGCGTCCCGTACCTGCCGTCCGAGAAAATGTGTGACAGCCCTACCTCCTCTCACGGCAGCATGCTGGATTCGCCCGCCACACCGTCAGCCGCCCTGGCTTCACCGGCGGCCCCTGCGGCCACTCACTCAGAGCAAGCTCAACCCCTGTCCCTCACCACCAAACCAGAGGGCAGAGCCCACCACCCCCACTTCCCCCTGCCAGGGAAAGCCCCgggctccagctccagctccactTCCTCTTCCTCGTCCACCTCCAGCGCCTCCCATCCGAGCATCTCCCTCCTGACCCGCCCCATCCCGTTCACCACCCTGCCTCCCTCCCTGCTCTCCCCGTCCTCACCTTTCCACCAGGCAGCCCTACATTCCCATCATGCCTTGCTGCAGACACAACCTCTCTCTCTGGTCACCAAATCAGTggagtga